TACAGACATGAACACTGATGATGATGTGATCATTATGATTCCTGTCGCTGCAGGATCACAGAGATGCTGTTGAAGAACACAAATTGGATATGGCACTGAATTCTGTTGATGACTATTATTACGGCTGTAGACAGAACATGGCTAAAAAGGTGAAGGAAAAATATCTAAATGAGAAATGCGATAACTCTGAATTTGAAAGAAATGGATTTAAAAATGCTTGGCAAAAAGGTGAAAGTTATGTATCGAaccagaaaaaaatgaaacatgatACCTTGAAATGTAACTTCATTGCCATTTATGTGTACACTGacatagattttaaaatatatcaaatattcaATAATGACGCTCGTAATGGAAAACAAAACTACAAAGACGGGACATACAAATGGTATTCACTTCAATTTCTGTTAACAGAAGCGATAGAGattctgaggaaaaaacaaaatagatgCTTTAAAACCTTTCGTGGTACAAATCTTACATTTAATGAGATTACTTTTCCAGAAATTCGTTTCGGCTCGTTTACATCCTCCTCTCTTGATCGTTACATAGCAAAACGTTTTGGAAATAAATCCTGTTTTGAAATCTACACTTGTTTAGGTGCTGATGTGTCAGAATATTCTAGGCTTCCTTATGAGAAAGAGGTGCTGATTCCTCCATATGAGAAGTTTAAAGTCACTGCTGTCAGGACAAAAAAATATCAGAAAGATCTCTGGTGTGAGACTGTGTACACTTTGAAAAACTCTGGAACAAGAAGTGAACTGAACTGTGCTCTATTCAAACCACCCAAAAACATAACAAAGCACTATGGTGTGTTTAATTTCTGGTGTGACACTGTATTACTGTGAAAAACTCTGTGCACCATGGTATCCAACAGTGCAAAACAAGTTACTTTCTTGAACTCTGTActaattttaacattattttgtgttaacCTGTTGATACTGCATGTTTCTTGTTGCTATTGAACACTGAGGTAAACATCAGAAAATCAAAAAGTGCTTAAgcttttttattactatttttcaGATTCAACTTCTGTCAACCAAATAAATCTCTCAAAGCATATTCTCTTCTCTCATAATTGTCtttgataaaatgttttgtgtttgcaTGTTATGGTGGGAACATAAATCAGTGATCAAATGGGAGCTTTTCCAACTGGAAAAATTACAACATTATCATGTAATGTTGAAAATCTTGGGATGGAGGATTTTACTTATCCCTACAAGAtgcctttaaaaaatatattatttatatatatttatttttttggtcagcaggggcggcgctaggggtgggctaagggggatggagccccgaatgtttttccaaaagcccagaatctttcaggtttgagACTCCTTAacagtgctgtcaaaattaaatttttctaaacatatctctctattaaaatatgataaacagtTCAATACCGCTTTTCTACAGTATATCCGACCATACACCTGCAGCCAGGGGCGGAATGGAACAAAAATTCAGCCCTGGCACTGTAGCCACACCGGCCCACATGACCACACCCACGGACACGCACATTCCCAGGTGAAAAatgtacacttccataatgtacttaaagtgctatTTTCACACACTAGTTTTGTACTttaaattcttctttagtacttcttaagatcatcttaagaacatctt
This genomic stretch from Megalobrama amblycephala isolate DHTTF-2021 linkage group LG2, ASM1881202v1, whole genome shotgun sequence harbors:
- the LOC125262499 gene encoding erythroblast NAD(P)(+)--arginine ADP-ribosyltransferase-like → MLLIIEALLLISSALGRDHRDAVEEHKLDMALNSVDDYYYGCRQNMAKKVKEKYLNEKCDNSEFERNGFKNAWQKGESYVSNQKKMKHDTLKCNFIAIYVYTDIDFKIYQIFNNDARNGKQNYKDGTYKWYSLQFLLTEAIEILRKKQNRCFKTFRGTNLTFNEITFPEIRFGSFTSSSLDRYIAKRFGNKSCFEIYTCLGADVSEYSRLPYEKEVLIPPYEKFKVTAVRTKKYQKDLWCETVYTLKNSGTRSELNCALFKPPKNITKHYGVFNFWCDTVLL